The following proteins come from a genomic window of Proteiniphilum propionicum:
- the ychF gene encoding redox-regulated ATPase YchF, which produces MALQCGIVGLPNVGKSTLFNCLSNAKAQAANFPFCTIEPNVGVITVPDKRLNKLAELVNPQKIVPTTVEIVDIAGLVKGASKGEGLGNKFLANIRETDAILHVLRCFDDENVTHVDGKIDPVRDKEIIDAELQLKDLETIEARINKVEKQAKTGGDKEARIAFQVYSKIKEALLKGESARTVHFDTKDEFKAARDLYLLTSKPVLYVCNVDESSAVNGNIYVDQVREATKNENAEILIVAAKIESEIAEFDTYEEREMFLNEIGLEESGVNRLIKAAYRLLNLQTFLTAGPQEVRAWTFQKGWKAPQCAGVIHTDFEKGFIRAEVIKYEDYITYGSENAVKEAGKMSVEGKEYIVRDGDIMHFKFNV; this is translated from the coding sequence ATGGCTTTACAATGTGGTATCGTAGGATTACCAAACGTTGGCAAATCAACACTTTTCAATTGTTTATCGAACGCAAAAGCACAGGCGGCAAATTTTCCGTTCTGTACAATAGAACCAAATGTTGGAGTTATTACCGTTCCTGATAAGCGTTTAAATAAATTGGCTGAATTGGTTAATCCCCAAAAGATTGTTCCAACAACTGTGGAGATAGTTGATATTGCAGGATTGGTTAAAGGAGCCAGTAAAGGTGAAGGTTTAGGAAACAAGTTTCTTGCAAATATTCGAGAAACTGATGCAATATTGCACGTACTACGCTGTTTCGATGATGAAAATGTTACTCATGTAGATGGTAAGATAGATCCTGTCAGGGATAAGGAAATAATAGATGCTGAACTTCAATTGAAAGATCTTGAAACCATTGAAGCCCGGATAAATAAAGTAGAAAAACAGGCCAAAACAGGAGGTGACAAAGAGGCAAGGATTGCCTTTCAGGTTTACTCAAAGATTAAAGAAGCGTTGCTCAAGGGTGAATCTGCCCGGACAGTTCATTTCGATACTAAAGACGAATTTAAAGCTGCAAGAGATCTCTATCTTTTAACATCAAAACCTGTGTTGTATGTATGTAATGTAGATGAGTCAAGCGCTGTTAACGGTAACATTTATGTTGATCAGGTTCGTGAAGCAACGAAAAATGAAAATGCGGAAATTTTAATTGTGGCAGCAAAAATTGAGTCAGAAATAGCTGAATTTGACACTTATGAAGAACGTGAGATGTTTCTGAATGAAATTGGTCTTGAAGAATCAGGAGTGAACCGTTTGATAAAAGCGGCTTATAGGTTATTAAACCTTCAAACATTTCTTACGGCTGGACCGCAGGAAGTGAGGGCATGGACGTTTCAGAAAGGTTGGAAAGCACCGCAGTGCGCGGGAGTAATACATACCGACTTCGAGAAAGGATTTATACGTGCTGAAGTGATAAAATATGAAGATTATATTACCTATGGATCTGAAAATGCTGTAAAGGAAGCCGGGAAAATGAGTGTTGAGGGTAAGGAGTATATAGTCAGGGACGGAGACATCATGCATTTCAAGTTTAACGTGTAA
- the polA gene encoding DNA polymerase I — translation MNKNRLFLLDAYALIYRSYYAFIKNPRIDSKGRNTSAVFGFVNTLEEVLREENPSHIAVAFDPEGPTFRHKEFEGYKAQRDATPEDIKLSVPIIKKIIEAYNIPILEVPGYEADDVIGTIAKRADKERFDVYMMTPDKDFAQLTETHIFIYKPKYGSSGYDVLNDKKVMEKYALSHPEQMIDLLGLMGDSADNIPGCPGVGEKTAIKLLHQFGSIENLLENNDQLKGALKNKIEENRDQILFSKFLATIKTDVPIEVRENDFIRKEMDKDALQEIFEELEFRTLITRVFKQDFQKKKSNEPVQGDLFSMFDNTSVPEETQLLSNFADIHTTPHQYIMVQSEEEMVALNKKLCARKSVCFDTETTGVDPLLSDLVGLSFAYTEGEAYYVPISANRDRALQQTKIFKTFFEDEGIEKVGQNIKYDILELRNYNINVKGALFDTMIAHYLLNPEIRHGMDYMAETYLKYRTIHIDELIGPKGKNQKNMRDVDPVLVTDYAAEDADITLKLKNILKKEISQNNLTHLLYEVELPLIHVLADMEWTGVRLDLEALKDLSKEYTAELLQIEREIMEMAGTEFNMNSPKQTGEVLFDRMKIVERPKKTKTGQYKTSEEELEKIKSKHPIIAKILEQRSLKKLLSTYIDSFPQLINPRTGKIHTSYNQTVAATGRLSSTNPNLQNIPIRDERGKELRKVFIPDEGCIFASSDYSQIELRIMAHLSSDKNMVEAFNKGEDIHAATSARIYKIPLEEVTEDMRRIAKTANFGIIYGITPYGLSERLNISRSDAKELIDGYFDTFPGVKSYMDKSISKAREKGFVETIFGRRRYLPDINSRNATVRGYAERNAINAPIQGSAADIIKVAMIRIFNRFQQEKLKSKMILQVHDELDFNVFPEELGRIKEIVVEEMENACKLSVPLKTDLGVGDNWLSAH, via the coding sequence ATGAATAAAAACAGACTTTTCCTTCTCGATGCATACGCACTTATCTACAGGTCTTATTACGCATTTATTAAGAACCCAAGGATAGACTCAAAGGGACGTAATACATCTGCTGTTTTCGGATTCGTGAATACGCTTGAAGAGGTGCTTCGCGAGGAAAATCCTTCACATATTGCCGTAGCATTCGATCCTGAAGGGCCTACCTTCCGCCATAAAGAGTTCGAGGGTTATAAAGCTCAACGAGATGCAACTCCTGAAGATATCAAATTATCAGTTCCCATCATTAAAAAAATTATTGAAGCATATAATATCCCCATTCTTGAGGTTCCCGGATATGAGGCAGATGACGTTATTGGCACTATTGCCAAACGAGCCGACAAAGAGCGTTTCGATGTATATATGATGACCCCCGACAAAGATTTTGCCCAGCTCACAGAGACTCATATCTTCATCTACAAACCAAAATACGGAAGTAGCGGATATGATGTACTAAACGATAAAAAAGTAATGGAAAAGTACGCCCTATCCCACCCGGAGCAGATGATTGATCTTCTGGGGCTAATGGGGGACAGCGCCGACAATATTCCCGGTTGTCCCGGTGTAGGAGAGAAAACTGCTATTAAACTGCTACACCAATTCGGTTCTATAGAGAATCTCCTCGAAAACAACGATCAACTGAAAGGCGCATTGAAAAACAAAATTGAAGAAAACCGCGATCAAATACTATTCTCGAAATTTCTTGCCACAATAAAAACGGATGTACCAATTGAGGTTAGAGAGAACGACTTTATACGTAAGGAGATGGACAAGGATGCTCTGCAGGAGATCTTTGAAGAACTGGAATTTAGAACACTGATTACGCGAGTATTTAAACAGGATTTTCAGAAGAAAAAATCAAACGAACCTGTACAGGGAGATCTCTTTTCGATGTTTGACAACACTAGCGTGCCGGAAGAAACTCAATTACTGTCTAATTTCGCTGATATTCATACCACTCCTCATCAATATATCATGGTACAATCGGAAGAGGAGATGGTAGCACTCAACAAGAAACTGTGTGCACGGAAATCGGTCTGTTTCGATACTGAAACAACAGGTGTTGATCCGCTTCTAAGCGACCTGGTAGGGCTATCTTTCGCATATACTGAGGGTGAAGCGTATTATGTACCTATATCAGCTAATCGTGATAGAGCGCTGCAACAGACAAAAATTTTCAAGACTTTTTTTGAAGATGAGGGTATAGAAAAGGTAGGGCAGAACATCAAATATGATATTCTCGAACTTCGTAACTACAATATCAATGTAAAGGGTGCACTTTTTGATACGATGATAGCTCATTATCTTCTCAATCCAGAAATCCGCCACGGAATGGATTACATGGCTGAAACATACCTCAAGTACAGGACCATTCATATTGATGAACTTATTGGCCCAAAAGGAAAGAATCAAAAAAATATGAGAGATGTAGATCCGGTCCTTGTAACGGATTATGCTGCTGAAGATGCCGATATCACGCTAAAACTTAAAAATATTCTCAAAAAAGAGATCAGTCAAAACAATCTTACACATCTTTTATACGAGGTTGAATTGCCTCTTATACATGTACTTGCCGACATGGAGTGGACAGGCGTACGGTTAGACCTGGAAGCTTTGAAAGACCTCTCAAAGGAGTATACGGCCGAACTTCTGCAGATAGAGAGAGAGATTATGGAGATGGCTGGCACCGAGTTCAATATGAACTCCCCGAAACAGACGGGGGAAGTGCTTTTTGACCGTATGAAGATTGTTGAAAGGCCTAAAAAAACCAAAACTGGCCAATACAAAACTAGTGAGGAAGAACTTGAAAAGATCAAATCCAAACACCCAATCATCGCTAAAATACTTGAACAGAGAAGCCTTAAAAAACTGCTTAGCACCTATATCGATTCTTTTCCACAGCTTATAAACCCCCGAACTGGGAAAATACATACATCATACAATCAAACTGTTGCAGCAACAGGACGTTTGAGCAGCACAAATCCAAACCTTCAGAATATACCGATCCGCGATGAACGGGGTAAAGAGTTGCGCAAAGTGTTTATACCCGATGAAGGATGTATATTTGCATCATCAGACTATTCACAGATAGAGCTGCGCATCATGGCACATCTGAGTAGTGATAAAAATATGGTGGAAGCGTTCAATAAAGGAGAGGATATTCATGCTGCCACATCCGCAAGAATCTACAAAATTCCTTTAGAGGAGGTAACAGAAGACATGCGACGAATTGCCAAGACAGCCAACTTCGGTATTATCTATGGCATTACACCTTACGGATTGTCGGAGAGGCTCAATATTTCACGTAGTGATGCCAAAGAACTGATAGATGGATATTTTGATACCTTCCCCGGTGTGAAGAGTTACATGGATAAAAGTATCTCCAAAGCCAGGGAAAAAGGATTTGTGGAAACTATCTTCGGCCGCAGGCGTTACCTGCCGGATATTAACTCCCGCAACGCCACTGTTCGCGGATACGCCGAAAGGAACGCCATTAATGCTCCTATTCAGGGTAGTGCCGCAGATATAATCAAGGTAGCTATGATACGAATATTCAATCGTTTTCAGCAAGAGAAGCTGAAGTCCAAAATGATCCTTCAGGTGCATGATGAGCTTGATTTCAATGTTTTTCCTGAAGAACTGGGAAGAATAAAAGAGATAGTGGTGGAAGAGATGGAGAATGCCTGCAAACTAAGTGTTCCGCTGAAAACAGACCTGGGAGTAGGTGATAACTGGCTGTCAGCACATTGA
- a CDS encoding YqaA family protein codes for MLDGLAEYGYWGLLLSSFLAATILPFSSEVVFAALIAAGMDIWTCIIYATAGNAAGGATCYYLGRLGKTEWLEKWFKIKPEKVNKTITWLHGKGAVMGFFGFLPAVGDVMLVALGFMRANMPIVMTSMTIGKFLRYLIIGLGTGHIMSWF; via the coding sequence ATGCTGGACGGATTAGCGGAATACGGATATTGGGGCCTGCTGTTGTCATCGTTCCTGGCAGCAACAATTCTTCCTTTTAGCTCAGAGGTGGTTTTTGCTGCCCTGATTGCAGCGGGAATGGATATCTGGACATGCATAATTTATGCTACTGCCGGAAACGCTGCTGGTGGTGCAACATGCTATTATTTAGGTCGGTTGGGAAAAACAGAATGGTTGGAGAAATGGTTTAAAATCAAACCTGAAAAAGTCAATAAAACTATCACCTGGCTACATGGTAAGGGAGCCGTGATGGGTTTTTTCGGATTTCTACCTGCTGTGGGAGATGTTATGCTGGTAGCATTAGGTTTTATGCGTGCAAATATGCCCATTGTAATGACCTCAATGACTATCGGCAAGTTTCTGAGATATCTGATCATAGGGTTAGGAACCGGACATATTATGTCCTGGTTTTAA
- a CDS encoding radical SAM protein, which yields MSTILFHEIVFGPIHSRRLGISLGINLLPYDGKLCSFDCIYCECGFNKDFRTKTKLPDRMNVRAALENKLLSLLKEGVTPDVITFAGNGEPTMHPEFEVIVDDTVELRNIYFPDAKISVLTNGMHLERGKVLDALKKVENPILKLDSAFDKTAKLINRPNSHIYRVAKQVENYKRFQGNFILQTMFIRGEFEGEVIDNTTEEEISAWLELVRELKPREVMIYTIDRETPVKTLEKVPLGDLLKIADRVGKLGIKTNVAG from the coding sequence ATGTCAACGATACTCTTTCATGAAATTGTTTTTGGCCCCATTCACAGCAGAAGGCTGGGAATATCGCTTGGAATAAACCTGCTGCCTTACGACGGTAAACTTTGTTCGTTCGACTGCATTTACTGCGAATGTGGTTTTAACAAAGATTTCAGGACTAAAACAAAATTGCCTGACAGGATGAATGTACGTGCAGCTCTGGAAAATAAACTGTTATCACTCCTGAAGGAAGGCGTAACTCCCGATGTTATCACTTTCGCCGGCAACGGAGAACCTACCATGCATCCTGAATTTGAGGTAATTGTTGACGATACCGTTGAATTGCGAAACATCTATTTTCCAGATGCCAAAATAAGTGTTCTTACCAACGGAATGCATCTCGAACGGGGAAAGGTTTTAGATGCTCTGAAAAAGGTTGAAAATCCGATATTAAAACTTGATTCTGCATTCGATAAAACCGCCAAGCTTATCAATCGTCCCAACTCTCACATTTACAGGGTAGCAAAACAGGTTGAAAACTATAAACGTTTTCAGGGCAATTTTATACTCCAAACTATGTTCATCCGGGGTGAATTTGAAGGAGAGGTTATAGACAATACAACAGAAGAAGAGATTTCAGCATGGTTAGAGCTCGTAAGAGAGTTGAAACCGCGCGAGGTGATGATTTATACTATAGACCGGGAAACACCTGTTAAAACGCTTGAAAAAGTGCCCTTAGGCGATTTGCTAAAAATTGCCGACAGGGTAGGGAAGTTAGGTATAAAAACAAATGTTGCAGGGTAG